A single genomic interval of Armigeres subalbatus isolate Guangzhou_Male chromosome 1, GZ_Asu_2, whole genome shotgun sequence harbors:
- the LOC134207517 gene encoding LOW QUALITY PROTEIN: uncharacterized protein LOC134207517 (The sequence of the model RefSeq protein was modified relative to this genomic sequence to represent the inferred CDS: substituted 1 base at 1 genomic stop codon), with amino-acid sequence MEQQKKIRRRNRVPHFYSEDDVQKCLASIRNGEKTIYGACRLHGIPESTIRFRMSGKWSEKLTKGPPTILSPEEEREIVAWLKAMERKGFPVVKQSLLSKIKSFFNSCGRPNHFKDNVPGRKWFTRFLARHNDITVRTPEQVTAASSKVSESDIRGWFKMVGDYLVSEGLSDALEDPQRVYNGDETSFFLHPTTKAVLATTGNKNVYEVQHADGHSNVTVMFSFGADGSVVPPDVILPAQRIRPETLHQFPGEWGVGKSPNGXMNVENFMLYVRKIFYPFLLKKKVKFPIIYFFDGHSSHTAQEVAVLCLDLGIVLVALYPNTTRITQPADVAIFKPLKSAWKSAVIEWRMDNGGDILSLQHFPSVLQRAMDSGIRQPSIINGELSCDATNLDQTITVPNDQSPTPDCVDIDISQDYVLIPIGTIKEALDDIGTERLSRIRTHQSLTEEEEIIRSLYEKLLAPQLSLLPVGGMSETDISVSDGQPVPNTEVSIQDNATIGDEVSGNELCGEQHLY; translated from the exons ATGGAACAACAAAAGAAAATTCGCCGCAGGAACAGAGTGCCTCATTTCTACAGTGAAGATGATGTTCAAAAGTGCCTCGCAAGTATCAGAAATGGAGAAAAAACTATTTATGGTGCGTGTAGACTGCACGGAATACCTGAGTCAACTATCCGCTTTCGCATGAGTGGAAAATGGAGCGAAAAATTGACTAAAGGGCCTCCAACAATTCTTTCTCCGGAAGAGGAACGGGAAATTGTAGCATGGCTTAAAGCGATGGAGCGCAAGGGTTTTCCTGTGGTAAAACAGTCTCTATTAAGTAAAATAAAGTCATTTTTCAATTCCTGTGGTAGACCTAATCATTTTAAAGATAACGTACCAG GAAGAAAATGGTTCACCCGGTTTCTGGCTCGTCACAATGACATCACAGTCAGAACTCCAGAACAAGTAACAGCCGCAAGCTCAAAGGTATCTGAATCGGACATTAGAGGTTGGTTTAAAATGGTTGGGGACTACTTGGTAAGCGAAGGATTATCGGACGCCCTTGAAGATCCTCAGAGAGTATACAAtggggacgagacttcattttTCTTGCATCCTACTACCAAGGCAGTGCTGGCTACAACGGGAAACAAAAATGTGTATGAAGTTCAGCATGCCGATGGACATTCAAACGTAACTGTAATGTTCAGTTTTGGAGCTGACGGGAGCGTTGTTCCGCCGGATGTGATTCTACCGGCTCAGAGGATCCGTCCAGAAACCCTTCACCAGTTTCCTGGGGAATGGGGAGTTGGAAAAAGTCCAAATGGTTAGATGAACGTCGAAAATTTTATGTTGTACGTGAGGAAAATTTTCTATCCTTTCCTTCTCAAGAAGAAAGTCAAATTCCCGATCATCTACTTTTTCGACGGACACTCGTCACATACAGCGCAGGAAGTAGCAGTTTTGTGTTTGGATCTTGGAATCGTTTTAGTAGCACTTTATCCGAACACGACACGAATAACTCAACCAGCGGACGTTGCAATATTCAAGCCATTAAAAAGCGCGTGGAAATCAGCTGTCATAGAGTGGCGAATGGATAATGGGGGAGATATATTGTCGTTGCAGCATTTTCCGTCTGTACTTCAGAGAGCAATGGACTCAGGAATTAGACAACCCAGTATCATCAACG GTGAACTATCATGCGATGCCACAAACTTGGATCAAACAATAACGGTACCAAATGATCAGTCGCCAACACCCGACTGTGTGGACATCGATATCTCCCAAGATTACGTGTTAATTCCGATCGGTACGATTAAGGAAGCATTAGACGACATAGGTACCGAACGTCTATCAAGGATAAGAACTCATCAAAGCTTgactgaagaagaagaaattattcGTTCTCTGTACGAGAAACTGCTGGCACCACAACTGTCGCTGCTACCTGTAGGTGGCATGAGTGAAACAGATATTAGTGTTTCAGATGGTCAGCCTGTGCCGAATACCGAAGTATCTATTCAAGACAATGCTACTATTGGTGACGAAGTCAGTGGAAATGAGTTATGCGGGGAACAGCATCTGTACTGA